The window CACTGATAAAACCAAGTTCAAGGCCAAAAGCGATAATTGCTCATACCGTAAAAGGCAAAGGAGTAAGTTTTATGGAAGATCAATTGCTTTGGCATTATAAGTCGCCAGATGACACGCAGCTAGAACAAGCGCTGGAGGAACTGAAATGAGATTTGTCATTGCGAGCAAAGCGAAGCAATCCAGACCAAATAGAAACCGAACTTCCTTCTGGATTGCTTCGCCCTTCGGGCTTGCAATGACGGAGGAACTTTCGTGAGAGCTACTTTCATTAATACTTTAATCGAACTTGCTCGCAAAGATGAGAAGATCTTCTTGATTACAGCAGACATGGGCTTTAATGTCATAGAACCTTTTGCCAAAGAGTTTCCAGACAGATTTATCAACACTGGAATCACAGAACAAGCAACCGTGAGCCTTGCTGCAGGGCTTGCTCTGTCTGGCTATAAGGTCTATGCCTATAGCATTACACCGTTTATCACCATGCGCTGCTACGAGCAAGTCAGGCTTGATGTTGCCTACATGAACACCAATGTCAAAATCATCGGCATTGGTGCTGGTTTTGAATATGGAGCAGCTGGTGCAACTCATCATGCAATTGAAGACATTGCATTAATGCGCTCACTACCCAATATGAAAGTAATTTGCCCAGGAGATAATATAGAAGCTAAAGCAATTCTAGAACAAAGCGCCCAAGACCCTAGCCCAATGTATATAAGGATAGGAAGAAATAAAGAGCCTTTTTATCACAAAGAAAATACCAAAATCACCATTGGCAAAGCGGTTGTTTTAAACGAAGGAAAAGATCTAGCAATAATCACGACTAGCAATGCTCTAAGTATCGGCAAAAAACATCTTGAAGATATGCAAGCTCAAGGACAAAATCCATATCTAATCAGCATGCACACAGTTAAACCAATCGACAAAGAATTAATTCTCAAACTAATTCACGAAGGAGTGAAGATTTATAGTATTGAAGAAGGCAATATCATTGGTGGCCTGGGTTCTGCGATTGCTGAAATTATTGCTGACTCAGGCAAAGCATGTAAACTAAACCGAATAGGAATCCCAGATGAATTCACTCACCATGTCGGCAGCCAGGATTATCATCGAAATAGATACAAACTAGATCAGATTGAGCATAACAAGTTTTAAAGATTAAGCTTCGAATAAACTTCTTTTAAATTAAATTCAAAATCTCTAACAAAAGACTCTATATTAAGTGGTGATTTCTTAAGGGCTGCAGGTAAACTAGTTCGATAAGCAGCAATCCTCTCGGTATTTTCAGCGAGTTCAACTGCCTTCTGAATAAACTGCTCTCTATTCTCAGCGATCAGTTCTTCATGTCCAATATTTTTCAAAATAGAAGCTCCCATTCTAGCAACCCAACGATCTCCTTCAATAGTTAAAACAGGAACTCCTGACATCAAAGCTTCAAGCGCTGAAGTTCCACCACCAAAAGGAAAAGTATCAAGCATACAATCCACTTTGTGAAAGTTTGACAGGTAATCAGCTCTTTCTAAGCTAGATTCTATAATAACCCTAGATCTCTTTATGCCAGCTTCTTCAAAAACCTTATAAAAATACTCTTTATTTGCATCCAAAGTTAAAGTCCTTGAATCCAGTTGTATCTTTGAATTTGGCACTGCTTTCATCACCTCAGCCCAAGTCTCTATAACCTCTTTAGATATTTTACGCACTGAATTCATTCCAGCAAAGCTAATATAGCCATTACTCAGGCATGGTGCTTGACTCTGATCATCTGACACTGCATACAAATCTGCATGTGTAAATGACTTAAGGCGAATAATATTTTCGCTAAAATATTTCTCTTCTTCCTTCGGAATCAAGTAGTCATCTGCAATAATATGTTCGATCTCAGGAATAGCCAAAGTTCCAAAATAGCCATGGTGAGTGATTTGTATAGGAGCAGGTTTTAATTTAAAAACCCCGAGTCTTTCTCCTGATGTATGCCCGCTCATATCAAACAATATATCTATCTCTTCAGCAAAAATCTGATCAGCAAGCTGCTCATCCCCTAGCTCTTTTACAAAACTAAAACTATCTGCCAGCTCTTTCAATAGCTCAGTTTGCTCCTGCACCTTCTCTCCATTATAATAAAGATATATTTCAAAATCTTCCTTGTTAATTGACTTAAACACACTAATCAAATAACTAGAAACCGGATGGTTACGAAAATCAGCCGAGACAAATCCCAGTCTTATTTTTGGTTTTATTTTCCTTTGTGAATGCTCATAGCTTGAATTTTTACCACTTAAAAACTTGGCATTATATTCTTCAGCCAGCTCCCTAAAATCAACCAAGCCTTTATTTGGATTATAATGCGATAAGAAAATCAAAACCGCGAGCAAATCCTTATGGGGAGTCATGTCATAAGCATGCTCACAATATTGATAAGCCATATCATAAACACCAAGCCGCTGGTAAGCTTGACTAAAAGCCTTATAAGTATCTAAGTCTGGTCC of the Cyanobacteriota bacterium genome contains:
- a CDS encoding 1-deoxy-D-xylulose-5-phosphate synthase codes for the protein MRATFINTLIELARKDEKIFLITADMGFNVIEPFAKEFPDRFINTGITEQATVSLAAGLALSGYKVYAYSITPFITMRCYEQVRLDVAYMNTNVKIIGIGAGFEYGAAGATHHAIEDIALMRSLPNMKVICPGDNIEAKAILEQSAQDPSPMYIRIGRNKEPFYHKENTKITIGKAVVLNEGKDLAIITTSNALSIGKKHLEDMQAQGQNPYLISMHTVKPIDKELILKLIHEGVKIYSIEEGNIIGGLGSAIAEIIADSGKACKLNRIGIPDEFTHHVGSQDYHRNRYKLDQIEHNKF
- a CDS encoding tetratricopeptide repeat protein, producing the protein MSSAQHELLQQACSLLSQNKLLEAVTSLEQIVAEEPSNQQALYLLGQTLAKLKQWQKAIPVLQKVVACDSANAHACYCLAYCFESIKSYAEAMTLYKQVIHLDIDYWKAYTRIANILLSDTQESLAIKYLVEAEKINGPDLDTYKAFSQAYQRLGVYDMAYQYCEHAYDMTPHKDLLAVLIFLSHYNPNKGLVDFRELAEEYNAKFLSGKNSSYEHSQRKIKPKIRLGFVSADFRNHPVSSYLISVFKSINKEDFEIYLYYNGEKVQEQTELLKELADSFSFVKELGDEQLADQIFAEEIDILFDMSGHTSGERLGVFKLKPAPIQITHHGYFGTLAIPEIEHIIADDYLIPKEEEKYFSENIIRLKSFTHADLYAVSDDQSQAPCLSNGYISFAGMNSVRKISKEVIETWAEVMKAVPNSKIQLDSRTLTLDANKEYFYKVFEEAGIKRSRVIIESSLERADYLSNFHKVDCMLDTFPFGGGTSALEALMSGVPVLTIEGDRWVARMGASILKNIGHEELIAENREQFIQKAVELAENTERIAAYRTSLPAALKKSPLNIESFVRDFEFNLKEVYSKLNL